In Streptomyces sp. NBC_01335, the genomic window AGGCCGCCGGCGTCGGTCACGGTGATGCCGTCGTACGGACTGCTCCACGAACCGCCGCTCAGCTTGCACCCGGCGGCCACGGTAGGGGCTTCGACGGCTTCGGACAGGATGACTTCGCGGCGGGTGTCGCACCCGTCGGCCGGGTCGAGGCCGCGGTTCCAGTGCTTGTAGAGCTCGCGCTTGTACCCCGCGCGCTGCTCGTCGGCGACGGGGATCTGCCTGATCGCCTGCACCAGTGTCAGAGGGCCACGCAGGATCGGAGCACCGGCGGCGGGGGAGACCTGGGCCTGGGCGGCGGGGGCGGTGGCGAGGAAGGGGAGTACGGCGAGCGCCGCCGCGGCGAAGGCTGCACGTACGGAGGTAGTGATCATGGTGCTGGTGTACCGGCACCCCGGGGCCGCGCGGGCCCGGACTGATATCCCGTCACCCGTCGGGCAGGTAAGTCGTACCGGCCGACGGGCCTCGCGGGCGAAGCCGGAGGGTGTTGTCAGTGGCGAGTGCAACGATGCCTCTGGCGTGCGAATCCCTGTTCCCATGGCTCCGCGCCGGTGTCCCCCTTTTTCCGGCCGGGCGGGTGACCGTACCGGTGCCGGTGGGGGAGCCGCTCTCGCCTGGCCCCTAGGACGGGTCAGGCGAGAGCGGTCGTGCCCGCCCCAGTCGGCACGGGAGCGGGTCCTTCCGGATGGGAAGGCCGACACGCGAAGTGTCCTCACGTCCATTGGTAGCCGTGCGGGCCGGGTTTGCAAGGAAAACCGGGAACTTCTACGCGCAGGCGTGGCTGATGTGGGATGCCCGCCCCTGCGCGGTACCGGCCCGGTGTGCGCGCGGCGCCCCGGGCCGATGGTCATTGTTCCGTGAATCCATGATCACGTGGCGTCACAACTCGTGTTGTGGTCATGCTGGTTGACCTCACCGGCGCAGTGGACGGCACCCGCTCTCCGGTGGGGTTCTGACGGCGTTTCCGGATGGGACGTCAGACCACCAACGGCCACCCACGCGAAGGGTTCAAGGATGGAACGAAAGCAGGTCGTCGTCATCATGGCGACCGCGACGATCATGGGATGGGGCGTGGTGATGGCGGCGCTCGGACGCGAGGACGCGGTCGCCGCCCTCGCTCCCGTCCTCGCGGTCGTCGTCCAGCGGGTCACCCCCGAGCGCCAGGACGAGGACGCGGTCGCCGCCCCCGCCCCGGCCCTCCCGGGCGTCGCGCAGCAGGCCGTCCCCGAGCACCGCGCACACACGGAACCCTCCTCCGGCCACCGCGTGACACCGGTCCCGGACCAGAAGGAGGACTGCGCCCCGTGACCACCCCCTCCGACCCGCCGGTGCCGCCGGCCCGGTCCTCCGCCGCACGCCCCGGCCGC contains:
- a CDS encoding HNH endonuclease family protein yields the protein MITTSVRAAFAAAALAVLPFLATAPAAQAQVSPAAGAPILRGPLTLVQAIRQIPVADEQRAGYKRELYKHWNRGLDPADGCDTRREVILSEAVEAPTVAAGCKLSGGSWSSPYDGITVTDAGGLDVDHMVPLAEVHDSGGYAWTPARREAYANDQGSTVTLIAVTAKSNRSKADKDPAQWLPPADGYRCQYAADWTATKLRWQLTANDAEQTALLGLAGECPTTTVTYDPAP